Proteins from a genomic interval of Clostridium cochlearium:
- a CDS encoding cobaltochelatase subunit CobN: MAIFLHNAPCSGVEATVGLGAGLDVFESVVNILKELKKNGYKKLLNKKLIGKIKEINGAEEIVNSKENFIEGVEKLKDY; the protein is encoded by the coding sequence TTGGCCATATTTTTACATAATGCACCCTGTTCAGGAGTTGAAGCTACAGTTGGTTTAGGAGCAGGACTAGATGTTTTTGAAAGTGTTGTAAATATATTAAAAGAGCTTAAGAAAAATGGATATAAGAAACTTTTAAATAAAAAATTAATAGGAAAAATAAAAGAAATAAATGGTGCAGAGGAAATTGTAAATTCTAAAGAGAATTTTATTGAAGGAGTAGAGAAGCTAAAGGATTATTGA
- a CDS encoding cobaltochelatase subunit CobN, with amino-acid sequence MPGFEEAVSFIKEYIQNNSKNATLIKKLCENDYIYNVTIMELIEEYIKIGRYIQSGDSTKIGEELYEKYKHIEKTILDNLRDEILNIYDKLKLVKFETKNLIKGLNGSFVEPGLSGMPCDDLENILPTGRNFYLMDYEKIPTKEAYKIGCKLANGIIEKYIEEEGTIPEKIAMNMISTDISMAKGEQLSQMLYLMGITHVWDQSGKVVDLEAIPLEKLKRPRIDVIVRISGVLRDAYPNVINLMDKGTVIASSLEEPFESNFVRKNTFEIARVLKELGENEDIERRSTMRVFGDKPGTYGSGVNLALMASAWKDEKDIGKIFVYFSSHAYGENLNGRMAKHEFVENIKASEISYDTTISNRYDVLSSGFAASVQGGFRAVKKLLSGKEMKQYHGGTENKDNIRICTLKEEIKKTMEETFFNPLWKENVKKNGYTGASEFMRRIQSVFDWQCLSKNIDNKDIDKLVDLYVNDEEMVKWFSEHNKYAVEEIGRRFLELYERKKWNPDKEILDKLRKNYIKIEGDMEELSENSKGEIQGGDIEILNYEDIESWSDKLKDVDDIF; translated from the coding sequence GTGCCAGGCTTTGAAGAAGCTGTATCATTTATTAAGGAATATATACAAAATAATAGTAAAAATGCTACTTTAATTAAGAAACTATGTGAAAATGATTACATTTATAATGTAACAATTATGGAATTAATAGAGGAATACATTAAAATTGGTAGATACATTCAAAGTGGAGACAGTACCAAGATTGGTGAGGAATTATATGAAAAATATAAACATATTGAAAAAACAATATTAGATAATTTAAGAGATGAGATACTTAATATTTATGATAAGTTAAAATTGGTGAAGTTTGAAACTAAGAACCTGATAAAGGGGTTAAATGGAAGTTTTGTAGAACCTGGTCTTTCAGGAATGCCCTGTGATGATTTAGAAAATATTCTTCCTACAGGTAGAAATTTTTATTTAATGGACTACGAAAAAATCCCTACAAAGGAAGCATATAAAATAGGATGTAAATTAGCTAATGGAATTATAGAAAAATATATAGAGGAAGAAGGAACAATTCCAGAAAAAATAGCTATGAATATGATATCTACAGATATATCTATGGCAAAGGGAGAACAATTATCCCAAATGTTATATTTAATGGGTATAACACATGTATGGGATCAATCTGGAAAAGTAGTAGATTTAGAGGCAATACCCTTAGAAAAACTCAAACGTCCAAGAATTGATGTGATTGTAAGAATTTCTGGGGTGCTCAGGGACGCTTATCCTAATGTAATAAATCTTATGGATAAGGGGACGGTTATTGCATCATCCCTTGAAGAACCCTTTGAAAGCAATTTTGTTAGAAAGAATACATTTGAAATAGCAAGGGTTCTTAAAGAGTTAGGTGAGAATGAGGATATAGAAAGACGTTCAACAATGAGAGTGTTTGGAGACAAGCCTGGAACCTATGGTTCTGGAGTTAATCTAGCATTAATGGCTAGTGCATGGAAAGATGAAAAGGACATAGGTAAAATATTTGTGTATTTTTCTTCTCATGCCTATGGAGAGAATTTAAATGGACGCATGGCAAAGCATGAGTTTGTTGAAAATATTAAGGCATCAGAGATTTCTTATGATACTACTATTTCAAATAGGTATGATGTTCTATCTTCAGGATTCGCAGCATCAGTACAGGGAGGTTTTAGAGCAGTTAAAAAACTTCTTAGTGGAAAGGAAATGAAACAGTACCATGGAGGAACAGAGAATAAAGATAATATTAGAATATGTACATTAAAAGAAGAGATTAAAAAAACTATGGAAGAAACCTTTTTTAACCCTTTGTGGAAAGAGAATGTTAAGAAAAATGGATACACTGGGGCATCAGAATTTATGAGAAGGATTCAAAGTGTATTTGATTGGCAATGTCTTTCCAAAAATATTGATAATAAAGATATTGATAAATTGGTGGATTTATATGTAAATGATGAGGAAATGGTTAAATGGTTTAGTGAACATAATAAATATGCTGTTGAGGAAATAGGAAGAAGATTTTTAGAGCTATATGAAAGGAAAAAATGGAATCCGGATAAAGAAATTTTAGATAAATTGAGAAAAAATTATATTAAAATAGAAGGAGATATGGAAGAGTTATCAGAGAACTCTAAGGGAGAAATTCAAGGCGGAGATATTGAGATTTTAAACTATGAAGATATTGAATCTTGGAGCGATAAGTTAAAAGATGTTGATGATATATTTTAA